A genome region from Paracoccus stylophorae includes the following:
- a CDS encoding prohead protease/major capsid protein fusion protein, which translates to MDTMIELPAMRRSAELAPNTADADTRTVEVVWSAGARVRRATFFGEPYDEELSLDPAHVRLDRLNAGAPFLKVHELDTLDAVIGSVVPGSARIENGRGIALVRISERADVEPIWRDIQAGHIRAVSIGYQVHRFEVSKPEAARELWRAVDWTPFEVSAVAVGADPAAGFRAQYPLHDCVLHRRDAPSTTKGPIPMTDKTQTPASDAATPATTQPTAPVATEDTPMTEPKAAAPDPKVAASDTRSQPKTQATPAPDTEAVATRAREAERDRVSTIYDLAGRLNLERGFAEDLVKRGVSVDESRRLILDQVAAKSDETRTFPHVSVPLGGRDERITRRDAVANALLHRYSPTLFQLEDAARQYRGMTLLELARESLGNAGVNTRGLSRDEVATRALHSTSDFPEILSAVTNKTLRQAYEAYPRTFMLFCRQVLATDFKAMHRVQLGEAPQLLEVGESGEFKRGTLGESKESYKVKTYGRVVAITRQTLINDDLDAFTRIPAMYGNSIAQLESDVVWGIITANPAMADGNALFHTTHKNLAGTGAALDVSSVGAARAAMAKQTGLDKKTVLNVRPAFLIVPASLELKAEQLVAQNLVPAATSSVVPQSIRTLAPISEPRLDAASETAWYLAASPNQIDTIEYAYLEGQQGAYIETRNGFDVDGVEIKCRLDFGAKAIDWRGLYRNPGA; encoded by the coding sequence ATGGACACGATGATCGAACTGCCGGCCATGCGCCGGTCGGCGGAGCTTGCGCCGAACACGGCCGATGCCGACACCCGCACCGTCGAGGTGGTCTGGTCGGCCGGGGCGCGCGTTCGTCGCGCGACCTTCTTCGGCGAGCCCTATGACGAGGAGCTGAGCCTCGATCCCGCCCATGTCCGGCTCGACCGGCTGAACGCGGGCGCGCCCTTCCTGAAGGTGCACGAGCTCGACACGCTCGACGCGGTGATCGGCTCGGTCGTGCCGGGCTCGGCCCGGATCGAGAATGGGCGCGGCATCGCGCTGGTGCGGATCAGCGAGCGCGCCGACGTCGAGCCGATCTGGCGCGACATCCAGGCCGGGCACATCCGCGCGGTCTCCATCGGCTACCAGGTCCACCGCTTCGAGGTCTCGAAACCCGAAGCCGCCCGCGAACTCTGGCGCGCGGTGGACTGGACGCCCTTCGAGGTCTCCGCCGTCGCGGTCGGCGCCGACCCCGCCGCGGGCTTCCGCGCCCAGTATCCTCTTCACGACTGCGTCCTGCACCGCCGGGACGCCCCTTCCACAACGAAAGGACCGATCCCGATGACGGACAAGACCCAGACCCCGGCGAGCGACGCCGCAACCCCCGCCACCACCCAGCCGACCGCGCCGGTCGCAACCGAGGACACCCCCATGACCGAGCCGAAAGCCGCTGCGCCCGACCCGAAGGTCGCGGCCAGCGATACGCGCAGCCAGCCGAAGACGCAGGCCACACCCGCGCCCGACACCGAGGCTGTCGCGACCCGCGCCCGCGAGGCGGAGCGCGACCGCGTCTCCACGATCTACGATCTGGCCGGGCGGCTGAACCTCGAGCGCGGCTTCGCCGAGGATCTGGTCAAGCGCGGCGTCAGCGTCGACGAGTCCCGCCGCCTGATCCTCGATCAGGTCGCCGCGAAGTCGGACGAGACCAGGACCTTCCCCCATGTCTCTGTCCCCCTCGGTGGACGGGACGAGCGCATCACCCGCCGCGACGCGGTGGCGAACGCGCTCCTCCACCGCTACAGCCCGACGCTCTTCCAGCTGGAGGACGCCGCCCGGCAGTATCGCGGCATGACACTGCTGGAACTCGCCCGCGAAAGCCTCGGCAATGCCGGGGTGAACACCCGGGGCCTCTCGCGTGACGAAGTGGCGACGCGGGCCCTGCACTCGACCTCGGACTTCCCCGAGATCCTGTCAGCCGTCACCAACAAGACCCTGCGGCAGGCCTACGAGGCCTATCCCCGCACCTTCATGCTGTTCTGCCGTCAGGTGCTCGCCACCGACTTCAAGGCGATGCACCGGGTGCAGCTCGGCGAAGCGCCGCAGCTGCTGGAGGTCGGCGAGAGCGGCGAGTTCAAGCGCGGGACGCTCGGCGAGAGCAAGGAGAGCTACAAGGTCAAGACCTATGGCCGGGTGGTCGCCATCACCCGCCAGACGCTGATCAACGACGATCTCGACGCCTTCACCCGGATCCCCGCGATGTACGGCAACTCCATCGCGCAGCTGGAGTCGGACGTGGTCTGGGGAATCATCACCGCAAACCCGGCGATGGCCGACGGCAACGCGCTGTTCCACACCACCCACAAGAACCTCGCCGGGACGGGTGCCGCGCTCGACGTCAGCAGCGTCGGTGCGGCCCGCGCTGCCATGGCCAAGCAGACGGGGCTCGACAAGAAGACGGTGCTGAACGTCCGCCCGGCCTTCCTGATCGTGCCCGCGTCGCTGGAACTGAAAGCCGAGCAGCTGGTCGCCCAGAACCTGGTGCCCGCCGCGACCTCCAGCGTGGTGCCGCAGTCGATCCGCACCCTCGCGCCCATCAGCGAGCCCCGGCTCGACGCCGCCAGCGAGACCGCCTGGTATCTGGCGGCCAGCCCGAACCAGATCGACACCATCGAATACGCCTATCTCGAGGGTCAGCAGGGCGCCTACATCGAAACCCGCAACGGCTTCGACGTCGACGGCGTCGAGATCAAGTGCCGCCTCGACTTCGGCGCCAAGGCCATCGACTGGCGCGGCCTCTATCGTAATCCCGGCGCGTGA
- a CDS encoding HNH endonuclease signature motif containing protein: MNVDDRRGAVPIPDFAGYFVGPAGHVWSAHRKGRTPKDAHSPWLDRADWRPLHPWRDHEGYLHYTLVCSGGIDRQRIALHILVAAAFIGPRPEGLVVAHLDGDKSNNRADNLAYVSQRENIEHKRMHGTMACGDRSHLSRMTDRQCLRMLDCLRVGYSRREVAGAFGVSVAHVAALKTGRIRKHLTANRHT; the protein is encoded by the coding sequence ATGAATGTCGATGATCGACGGGGGGCGGTGCCGATCCCGGACTTCGCTGGCTACTTTGTCGGACCGGCCGGTCATGTGTGGAGCGCGCATCGAAAAGGCAGAACGCCGAAAGATGCGCACTCGCCATGGCTGGATCGTGCGGACTGGCGCCCGCTCCATCCGTGGCGCGACCACGAGGGCTACCTCCACTACACACTTGTTTGCAGCGGCGGCATCGACCGGCAGCGGATCGCCCTGCACATTCTCGTCGCGGCGGCGTTCATCGGCCCGCGCCCCGAAGGATTGGTCGTTGCCCACCTCGATGGCGACAAGTCCAACAATCGGGCCGACAACCTCGCTTATGTCTCGCAGCGCGAGAACATCGAGCACAAGCGGATGCACGGCACGATGGCCTGCGGCGACCGTTCGCATCTGTCGCGCATGACCGACCGCCAGTGCCTGCGCATGCTCGACTGCCTCAGGGTGGGCTACTCGCGCCGCGAGGTAGCCGGCGCATTTGGCGTCTCCGTGGCCCATGTCGCGGCCCTGAAGACCGGCCGCATCCGAAAACACCTCACCGCCAACCGACACACATGA
- a CDS encoding DUF2190 family protein, which produces MKNFVQPGNTITLTAPYAVASGDGLLVGSIFGVASGTAALGETVETALTGVFDLTKIGSQAWTVGAKVYWDDTNKRCTTVATDNTLIGVTVEAVASGAGDIIGRVRLNAAF; this is translated from the coding sequence ATGAAAAACTTCGTCCAGCCCGGCAACACCATCACCCTGACCGCGCCCTATGCCGTCGCCTCCGGCGATGGCCTGCTCGTCGGTTCCATCTTCGGCGTGGCCTCCGGCACCGCCGCCCTCGGCGAAACGGTCGAGACCGCGCTCACCGGCGTCTTCGACCTCACCAAGATCGGCTCGCAGGCCTGGACCGTCGGGGCCAAGGTCTATTGGGACGACACCAACAAGCGCTGCACGACGGTCGCCACCGACAACACCCTCATCGGCGTGACCGTCGAGGCGGTGGCGAGCGGCGCGGGCGACATCATCGGTCGGGTGCGCCTGAACGCGGCCTTCTGA
- a CDS encoding head-tail joining protein, whose amino-acid sequence MSAFAAAVGALFADPNIGRDAVYIADGGAPVLVRVVARRADTVSDFGDARLWSETTRIDLRVAEVANPRPGDRIEIDGDAFLIQGEPVRDRERLVWTVDLRPA is encoded by the coding sequence ATGAGCGCCTTCGCCGCTGCCGTGGGCGCGCTCTTCGCCGATCCGAACATCGGCCGGGACGCGGTCTACATCGCCGACGGCGGCGCGCCGGTTCTGGTGCGCGTCGTCGCCCGGCGCGCGGATACCGTCTCCGACTTCGGCGATGCGCGGCTCTGGTCCGAGACCACCCGGATCGACCTGCGCGTCGCCGAAGTCGCGAACCCGCGCCCCGGGGACCGCATCGAAATCGACGGCGACGCCTTCCTCATCCAGGGAGAGCCCGTCCGCGACCGCGAACGGCTCGTCTGGACCGTCGATCTGAGGCCCGCGTAA
- a CDS encoding DUF6441 family protein: protein MKLKLDIDPDIVAMMAAEVAAGERAVTAAMREAGTGLKSAWRLQITGAELGTRLANTIRSQTFPKSGESLDAAALVWSQAPVIVGAHDTGPLIRSKNGFWLAIPLPAAGKSLRGGRITPGEWERRRGLRLRFVYRRTGPSLLVAEGRLNTKGQAVVSRSKTGRGKVTAPIFLLVPQVKLPKRLDLARDADRALDSVPGLIVANWVEGRANRT, encoded by the coding sequence ATGAAACTGAAGCTCGACATCGATCCCGACATCGTAGCGATGATGGCGGCCGAGGTCGCGGCCGGTGAACGCGCTGTGACGGCCGCCATGCGTGAGGCCGGGACTGGGCTGAAGTCGGCCTGGCGGTTGCAGATCACCGGCGCGGAGCTCGGCACACGCCTCGCCAACACGATCCGAAGCCAGACGTTTCCGAAGTCCGGCGAAAGCCTGGACGCCGCAGCGCTGGTCTGGTCCCAGGCCCCGGTTATCGTTGGCGCGCATGATACCGGCCCACTGATCCGCTCCAAGAACGGTTTCTGGCTGGCGATCCCGCTGCCCGCCGCGGGCAAGTCCCTGCGCGGCGGCAGGATCACGCCCGGCGAATGGGAACGCCGTCGCGGCCTCCGCTTGCGTTTCGTCTATCGCCGGACGGGCCCGAGCCTGCTGGTCGCGGAGGGACGGCTGAACACCAAAGGCCAGGCGGTGGTATCGCGCTCGAAGACCGGACGCGGCAAGGTCACCGCGCCGATCTTCCTGCTGGTGCCTCAGGTCAAGCTGCCGAAGCGGCTGGACCTCGCGCGGGATGCGGACCGGGCGTTGGACAGCGTGCCGGGGTTGATCGTGGCGAACTGGGTGGAGGGGCGAGCAAATCGGACTTGA
- a CDS encoding acyl-CoA transferase, with protein MPTPRETILVALHARLSALPATALRGDVLPERMPVEGLMILRDGEPGAPEVTLSPLRYHYQHRAEIEAVVQGADRDAAFDTLTASIGAALAADRTLGGFCDWVEAEAPRPVDLPVEGAASLKAAVIPVVLHYSTADPLA; from the coding sequence GTGCCTACCCCCCGCGAAACCATCCTCGTCGCGCTGCACGCGCGGCTCTCGGCGCTGCCCGCCACCGCTCTGCGCGGGGACGTGCTGCCCGAGCGCATGCCGGTCGAGGGCCTGATGATCCTGCGCGATGGCGAACCAGGTGCGCCCGAAGTCACGCTGTCGCCGCTGCGCTATCACTACCAGCACCGAGCCGAGATCGAGGCGGTCGTTCAGGGTGCCGATCGCGACGCCGCCTTTGACACGCTGACCGCCAGCATCGGCGCAGCGCTCGCCGCCGACCGGACGCTGGGCGGGTTCTGCGACTGGGTCGAGGCCGAAGCCCCGCGCCCGGTCGATCTGCCGGTCGAGGGCGCGGCGAGTCTGAAGGCCGCCGTTATCCCGGTCGTGCTGCACTATTCCACGGCCGACCCGCTGGCCTGA
- a CDS encoding phage tail tube protein, whose amino-acid sequence MARAQGARALMALAFETTYGTPPVSGFTRMPFASTSLGAEQPLLNSELLGYGRDPLAPIKDAVTADGDVVVPLDAEAFGFWLKAAFGAPTTTGAEAPYSHEFQSGSWTLPSMSIETGMPEVPRYAMYSGCVLDQITWQMQRSGLLTATARLVAQGETVGTTTSAGTPAALELKRFGHFNGAITRNGTALGNVVSAEITYANNLDRIETIRSDGRIDGADPSIAALTGRIEVRFADQTLVTQAINGEACEMEFAYVLPSGESFSFTVHAVYLPRPRIEISGPQGVQATFDWQAARDSVVGRMCTATLVNDVETY is encoded by the coding sequence ATGGCACGAGCCCAAGGGGCGCGAGCGCTGATGGCGCTTGCGTTCGAGACGACCTATGGAACGCCGCCCGTCAGCGGCTTCACCCGCATGCCCTTCGCCAGCACGTCGCTCGGCGCGGAGCAGCCGCTGCTGAATTCGGAGCTTCTCGGCTACGGCCGCGATCCGCTAGCGCCGATCAAGGACGCCGTGACGGCCGACGGCGACGTCGTCGTGCCGCTGGACGCCGAGGCGTTCGGCTTCTGGCTGAAGGCAGCCTTCGGCGCGCCCACGACCACGGGCGCGGAGGCCCCGTACAGCCACGAATTTCAGTCGGGGTCCTGGACGTTGCCCTCGATGTCGATCGAGACCGGCATGCCCGAGGTGCCGCGCTATGCGATGTACTCGGGCTGCGTGCTCGACCAGATCACCTGGCAGATGCAGCGCTCGGGCCTGCTCACCGCGACCGCGCGGCTGGTGGCGCAGGGCGAGACGGTCGGCACCACGACCAGTGCCGGAACGCCCGCCGCACTGGAGTTGAAGCGCTTCGGCCATTTCAACGGGGCGATCACCCGGAACGGCACCGCCCTCGGCAATGTGGTCTCGGCCGAGATCACCTACGCCAACAACCTCGACCGGATCGAGACCATCCGCTCGGACGGCCGCATCGATGGCGCGGATCCATCCATTGCCGCGCTGACGGGCCGGATCGAGGTGCGCTTCGCCGACCAGACGCTGGTGACGCAGGCGATCAACGGCGAGGCCTGCGAGATGGAATTCGCCTACGTCCTGCCTTCAGGCGAAAGCTTCTCCTTCACCGTGCACGCCGTCTACCTGCCGCGTCCACGGATCGAGATTTCCGGGCCGCAGGGCGTCCAGGCGACATTCGACTGGCAGGCCGCGCGCGACAGCGTCGTCGGCCGGATGTGCACCGCCACCCTCGTGAATGACGTGGAGACGTATTGA
- a CDS encoding DUF7697 family protein, with the protein MLPGAVVGWDLSAALALGNALGVPPAAAGELLPVIEAVMVAKLNEKMDHSHG; encoded by the coding sequence GTGCTGCCCGGCGCGGTGGTCGGCTGGGACCTGTCCGCGGCCCTCGCTCTGGGAAATGCGCTCGGCGTCCCGCCCGCTGCTGCGGGTGAACTCTTGCCCGTCATCGAAGCGGTGATGGTGGCCAAGCTCAACGAAAAGATGGATCATTCCCATGGCTGA
- a CDS encoding phage tail tape measure C-terminal domain-containing protein has translation MAEKRVSVRLAAVGGRQVRAELEGVGEAGSRGFGRLSREMEAANARLAAFSRRVRVAAAAAVAAAAAAGVAMIRSSLQTVDAQAKLAQSLGTTVASIQTLERAGDLAGVSMSGIEQATKDLTRRLSQAAAGTGPAADALDRLGLSANELIALPLDQRVGAINAAIESFVPAAERAAVAGQLFGEEGSIAMSRIDTATLRQATEDVLAFGVVVSEQDADQIERTNDAISRLGLVWRGLSNQLAVAAAPALEAVADAMAAVASRTGPLGIAIRGLLDNIGRLTTYAATFAAFLAGRWVAGMAAAALSVRGLATALVVLRGALIRTGIGALIVGAGELVYQFTRLVSGAGGFGEAMSLLKDLAVEVWERISMGAAAAGAAATAMFFDLKADAASGMQSAIESVVGFGNTAANTFEGAYEAIKAIWGLLPAAIGDLAFQAANSLVDGVEAMLNGVVSRINGFIGGINQGLEALGSERRISLVPDLDLGEIENRFEGAATAATTAAQAAFDRAFEDNPLSAPDLGLTEAANRALESANLYRGAARDLAEGARAPLESWQALRDAVRGTDEASADALTEATGAAERLETALGDAGRAATGAGAAAGAAAAAAEPATEAAVTGWQAVTAALSDYASKAREIGGDIGQSLVGAFQSAENAVGDFVRTGKLNFRDMVTSMIADLAQLAARRFILGPIANALSGVLSGAGGIFANILHAGGMVGSSGPSRMVPAMAFAAAPRMHSGGAVGLRHDEVPAILQRGERVLSRRDAQGYGAGGGVNVTIMARDAESFRQSRTQVAADIARAVSLGRRGM, from the coding sequence ATGGCTGAGAAGAGGGTCAGCGTCCGCCTCGCGGCCGTGGGCGGACGGCAGGTGCGCGCCGAACTCGAAGGCGTGGGCGAGGCCGGGTCGCGCGGCTTCGGACGGCTGAGCCGGGAGATGGAAGCCGCGAACGCCCGGCTCGCGGCCTTCTCGCGGCGGGTGCGGGTCGCGGCTGCCGCTGCCGTGGCCGCCGCAGCCGCTGCTGGCGTGGCGATGATCCGGTCCAGCCTGCAGACGGTCGATGCGCAGGCGAAGCTGGCGCAGTCGCTCGGCACCACCGTCGCCTCGATCCAGACGCTGGAGCGCGCGGGCGATCTGGCGGGCGTCTCCATGTCCGGCATCGAGCAGGCCACCAAGGATCTGACGCGCCGTCTCAGTCAGGCGGCCGCCGGGACCGGCCCTGCTGCCGACGCGCTCGACCGGCTGGGGCTTTCAGCAAATGAGCTGATCGCCTTGCCGCTGGACCAGCGCGTGGGCGCGATCAACGCGGCGATCGAGAGCTTCGTGCCTGCCGCCGAGCGCGCGGCGGTCGCGGGCCAGCTCTTCGGCGAGGAAGGCTCCATCGCGATGAGCCGGATCGACACCGCGACGCTGCGCCAGGCGACAGAGGACGTCCTCGCCTTCGGGGTTGTCGTCTCCGAGCAGGACGCCGACCAGATCGAGCGGACGAACGACGCCATCTCGCGGCTCGGGTTGGTCTGGCGCGGGCTCTCGAACCAGTTGGCGGTCGCAGCGGCACCTGCGCTGGAAGCCGTCGCCGATGCCATGGCGGCGGTGGCCAGCCGCACCGGGCCGCTCGGCATCGCGATCCGCGGTCTCTTGGACAACATCGGCCGCCTGACCACCTATGCCGCCACCTTCGCGGCGTTCCTCGCGGGACGTTGGGTCGCCGGCATGGCGGCTGCGGCGCTCTCGGTCCGGGGCCTCGCCACGGCGCTCGTTGTCCTGCGCGGGGCGCTGATCCGCACCGGCATCGGCGCGCTGATCGTCGGCGCGGGCGAGCTCGTCTACCAGTTCACCCGGCTCGTCTCCGGCGCCGGCGGTTTCGGAGAAGCGATGTCGCTCCTGAAGGACCTCGCGGTCGAGGTCTGGGAACGCATCAGTATGGGCGCGGCGGCGGCGGGCGCGGCCGCCACGGCGATGTTCTTCGACCTGAAGGCGGATGCCGCATCGGGCATGCAGAGCGCCATCGAGAGCGTGGTGGGCTTCGGCAACACGGCCGCGAACACCTTCGAAGGCGCCTACGAGGCGATCAAGGCGATCTGGGGCCTGCTGCCCGCCGCCATCGGCGATCTCGCGTTCCAGGCGGCCAACAGCCTGGTCGATGGCGTCGAGGCGATGCTGAACGGGGTGGTCTCGCGGATCAACGGCTTTATCGGCGGAATCAACCAGGGGCTCGAAGCGCTCGGGTCGGAGCGGCGCATATCGCTGGTTCCGGACCTCGACCTCGGCGAGATCGAGAACCGCTTCGAGGGAGCGGCGACTGCCGCAACCACGGCAGCTCAGGCGGCCTTCGATCGGGCCTTCGAGGACAATCCGCTCTCCGCGCCCGATCTCGGTCTGACCGAGGCGGCGAACAGGGCGCTCGAGTCCGCCAACCTTTACCGCGGCGCGGCGCGCGACCTGGCGGAGGGGGCCCGTGCGCCCCTCGAAAGCTGGCAGGCGCTGCGCGATGCGGTGCGCGGCACCGACGAGGCAAGCGCTGATGCGCTGACCGAGGCCACGGGCGCAGCCGAGCGACTCGAGACGGCACTCGGCGATGCCGGACGCGCCGCCACGGGTGCAGGTGCGGCGGCCGGGGCGGCTGCCGCTGCAGCGGAGCCCGCGACCGAGGCCGCCGTCACCGGCTGGCAGGCGGTCACCGCCGCGCTGTCGGATTACGCCAGCAAGGCGCGTGAGATCGGCGGCGATATCGGCCAGAGCCTCGTCGGCGCCTTCCAGTCGGCCGAGAACGCCGTGGGCGATTTCGTTCGGACCGGGAAGCTGAACTTCCGAGACATGGTCACGTCGATGATCGCCGACCTTGCCCAGCTCGCGGCGCGGCGTTTCATCCTCGGGCCCATCGCGAATGCGCTCTCCGGCGTGCTCTCCGGGGCGGGCGGCATCTTCGCCAACATCCTGCACGCGGGCGGCATGGTCGGATCGTCCGGCCCCTCGCGCATGGTCCCGGCTATGGCCTTCGCAGCCGCGCCCCGGATGCATTCGGGCGGCGCGGTGGGGCTTCGGCACGACGAGGTGCCTGCAATCCTGCAAAGGGGCGAGCGGGTGCTCTCGCGCCGCGATGCGCAAGGCTACGGCGCAGGCGGTGGCGTCAACGTCACCATCATGGCCCGCGACGCCGAGAGCTTCCGTCAGTCCCGCACACAGGTCGCGGCCGACATCGCCCGCGCCGTGTCGCTCGGGCGGAGGGGCATGTGA
- a CDS encoding DUF2460 domain-containing protein: MAFHEVRFPDNISRGARGGPERRTQIVELASGDEERNASWANSRRRYDVAYGIRRADDLAAVVAFFEARNGRLHGFRFKDWGDHKSCLPSGTPSPTDQSIGTGDGATTAFQLVKRYASGAQSWTRAVAKPVTGTARIALGGVEQPSGWSVDTATGVVTFSTAPGAGAAITAGFEFDVPVRFDTDALDVTLDLERLGSITSIPLLELRR; the protein is encoded by the coding sequence ATGGCGTTTCACGAGGTCCGGTTTCCCGACAACATCAGCCGAGGTGCGCGGGGCGGACCGGAGCGGCGCACGCAGATCGTCGAGCTCGCCTCGGGCGACGAGGAGCGCAACGCCAGCTGGGCCAATTCGCGCCGCCGCTACGATGTCGCCTATGGCATCCGCCGCGCCGACGATCTGGCCGCCGTCGTCGCCTTCTTCGAGGCGCGCAATGGCCGCCTGCATGGCTTCCGGTTCAAGGACTGGGGTGACCACAAGTCCTGCCTGCCTTCGGGCACGCCGTCGCCCACCGATCAGTCTATCGGCACGGGCGACGGCGCGACGACCGCCTTCCAGCTGGTCAAGCGCTACGCCTCGGGTGCGCAATCCTGGACGCGCGCCGTCGCGAAGCCGGTGACCGGAACCGCGCGCATCGCGCTCGGCGGGGTCGAGCAGCCTTCCGGCTGGTCGGTCGACACCGCCACCGGCGTCGTCACCTTCAGCACCGCGCCGGGCGCTGGCGCCGCCATCACCGCGGGCTTCGAGTTCGACGTGCCGGTCCGTTTCGACACCGACGCGCTCGACGTGACGCTCGACCTCGAGCGGCTCGGCTCGATCACCTCCATCCCGCTTCTGGAACTGCGCCGATGA
- a CDS encoding DUF2163 domain-containing protein, with translation MKSLDPDLQAHLDEGTTTLAWCWRIVRADGTSFGFTDHDRTLSFEGTDFEPESGLTASEVRSGSDLSVDAQDAEGVLTSDRITETDILDGRWDNAEVEVWRVNWADTNQRVLMRRGAIGQIRRGRLAFVAEVRSLAHVLGQTIGRTFQATCDAALGDARCGVDLENPAFKGTSVVIDLLRDRAFTASGLGGFASGWFTFGTIEWTSGSNAGRRAEVLGHDVTDGIAVLTLLEAPVREISEGNAFTIRAGCDKRIETCGARFANTANFRGFPHIPGQDAVLRYATKDGGHEGGVL, from the coding sequence ATGAAGTCCCTCGACCCCGACCTGCAGGCCCATCTCGACGAGGGGACGACGACGCTCGCCTGGTGCTGGCGGATCGTGCGCGCCGACGGCACGAGTTTCGGCTTCACCGACCACGATCGGACGCTCAGCTTCGAGGGGACGGATTTCGAGCCCGAGAGCGGGCTGACGGCCTCCGAGGTCCGTTCCGGCTCGGACCTCTCGGTCGATGCGCAGGACGCCGAGGGCGTGCTGACCTCGGACCGGATTACCGAGACCGACATCCTCGACGGCCGCTGGGATAACGCCGAGGTCGAAGTCTGGCGGGTGAACTGGGCCGACACGAACCAGCGCGTGCTGATGCGGCGCGGGGCCATCGGCCAGATCCGGCGCGGGCGGCTGGCCTTCGTCGCCGAAGTCCGCTCGCTCGCGCATGTGCTTGGCCAGACGATCGGGCGGACGTTCCAGGCGACCTGCGATGCCGCGCTCGGCGATGCGCGCTGCGGCGTCGATCTGGAGAACCCGGCGTTCAAGGGCACGAGCGTCGTGATCGACCTTCTACGCGACCGCGCCTTCACCGCTTCGGGCCTCGGCGGCTTCGCCTCCGGCTGGTTCACCTTCGGGACCATCGAATGGACCAGTGGCTCCAACGCGGGGCGTCGGGCCGAGGTTCTCGGCCATGATGTGACGGACGGCATCGCCGTGCTGACCCTTCTCGAGGCGCCGGTGCGCGAGATCTCCGAGGGCAATGCCTTCACCATCCGTGCGGGTTGCGATAAGCGGATCGAGACCTGCGGCGCCAGGTTCGCCAACACGGCCAACTTCCGGGGGTTCCCGCACATCCCCGGCCAGGATGCCGTGCTGCGCTACGCCACCAAGGATGGCGGCCACGAGGGAGGCGTGCTGTGA
- a CDS encoding NlpC/P60 family protein, with amino-acid sequence MTQPLASADPARVVAVARSWLGTPYHDQASLRGVGCDCLGLARGVWRDVVGPEPFPILPYSRDWGETGPREVLAEGARRMMIEVSPAEAGPGALVLFCMRPRAIAKHVGILTGPDTFLHAYERLGVIEEPLTPSWRRRIAFAFLFPQR; translated from the coding sequence GTGACGCAACCTCTCGCATCGGCCGACCCCGCGCGTGTCGTCGCCGTCGCACGCTCCTGGCTCGGCACGCCGTACCACGACCAGGCCAGCCTGCGCGGCGTCGGTTGCGATTGCCTCGGGCTCGCGCGGGGGGTCTGGCGCGACGTGGTGGGGCCGGAGCCGTTCCCGATTCTGCCTTACAGCCGCGACTGGGGCGAGACCGGCCCGCGCGAGGTTCTGGCCGAAGGCGCGCGGCGCATGATGATCGAGGTGTCGCCTGCCGAGGCCGGTCCCGGCGCGCTGGTCCTCTTCTGCATGAGGCCCCGCGCCATCGCCAAGCATGTCGGGATCCTCACCGGTCCCGACACCTTCCTCCACGCCTATGAGCGGCTCGGCGTGATCGAGGAACCGCTCACCCCATCCTGGCGGCGGCGCATCGCCTTCGCCTTCCTCTTCCCGCAACGCTGA